One Homo sapiens chromosome 3, GRCh38.p14 Primary Assembly genomic window carries:
- the USP19 gene encoding ubiquitin carboxyl-terminal hydrolase 19 isoform 29 (isoform 29 is encoded by transcript variant 29), whose translation MSGGASATGPRRGPPGLEDTTSKKKQKDRANQESKDGDPRKETGSRYVAQAGLEPLASGDPSASASHAAGITGSRHRTRLFFPSSSGSASTPQEEQTKEELLLDWRQSAEEVIVKLRVGVGPLQLEDVDAAFTDTDCVVRFAGGQQWGGVFYAEIKSSCAKVQTRKGSLLHLTLPKKVPMLTWPSLLVEADEQLCIPPLNSQTCLLGSEENLAPLAGEKAVPPGNDPVSPAMVRSRNPGKDDCAKEEMAVAADAATLVDEPESMVNLAFVKNDSYEKGPDSVVVHVYVKEICRDTSRVLFREQDFTLIFQTRDGNFLRLHPGCGPHTTFRWQVKLRNLIEPEQCTFCFTASRIDICLRKRQSQRWGGLEAPAARGAVGGAKVAVPTGPTPLDSTPPGGAPHPLTGQEEARAVEKDKSKARSEDTGLDSVATRTPMEHVTPKPETHLASPKPTCMVPPMPHSPVSGDSVEEEEEEEKKVCLPGFTGLVNLGNTCFMNSVIQSLSNTRELRDFFHDRSFEAEINYNNPLGTGGRLAIGFAVLLRALWKGTHHAFQPSKLKAIVASKASQFTGYAQHDAQEFMAFLLDGLHEDLNRIQNKPYTETVDSDGRPDEVVAEEAWQRHKMRNDSFIVDLFQGQYKSKLVCPVCAKVSITFDPFLYLPVPLPQKQKVLPVFYFAREPHSKPIKFLVSVSKENSTASEVLDSLSQSVHVKPENLRLAEVIKNRFHRVFLPSHSLDTVSPSDTLLCFELLSSELAKERVVVLEVQQRPQVPSVPISKCAACQRKQQSEDEKLKRCTRCYRVGYCNQLCQKTHWPDHKGLCRPENIGYPFLVSVPASRLTYARLAQLLEGYARYSVSVFQPPFQPGRMALESQSPGCTTLLSTGSLEAGDSERDPIQPPELQLVTPMAEGDTGLPRVWAAPDRGPVPSTSGISSEMLASGPIEVGSLPAGERVSRPEAAVPGYQHPSEAMNAHTPQFFIYKIDSSNREQRLEDKGDTPLELGDDCSLALVWRNNERLQEFVLVASKELECAEDPGSAGEAARAGHFTLDQCLNLFTRPEVLAPEEAWYCPQCKQHREASKQLLLWRLPNVLIVQLKRFSFRSFIWRDKINDLVEFPVRNLDLSKFCIGQKEEQLPSYDLYAVINHYGGMIGGHYTACARLPNDRSSQRSDVGWRLFDDSTVTTVDESQVVTRYAYVLFYRRRNSPVERPPRAGHSEHHPDLGPAAEAAASQASRIWQELEAEEEPVPEGSGPLGPWGPQDWVGPLPRGPTTPDEGCLRYFVLGTVAALVALVLNVFYPLVSQSRWR comes from the exons ATGTCTGGCGGGGCCAGTGCCACAGGCCCAAGGAGAGGGCCCCCAGGACTGGAGGACACCACTAGTAAGAAGAAGCAGAAGGATCGAGCAAACCAGGAGAGCAAGGATGGAGATCCTAGGAAAG agacagggtctcgatatgttgcccaggctggtcttgaacctctggcctcaggtgatccttctgcctcagcctcccatgcagctgggatcacaggctcaCGCCACCGTACCCGGCTGTTCTTTCCTTCATCGTCAGGGTCAGCATCCACTCCTCAAGAGGAGCAGACCAAAGAGG AGTTGTTGCTCGATTGGAGGCAGAGTGCAGAAGAGGTGATTGTCAAGCTTCGTGTGGGAGTAGGTCCCCTGCAGCTGGAGGATGTAGATGCTGCTTTCACAGATACAGACTGTGTGGTGCGGTTTGCAG GTGGTCAGCAGTGGGGTGGTGTCTTCTATGCTGAGATAAAAAGCTCTTGTGCTAAAGTGCAAACCCGCAAGGGCAGTCTCCTGCACCTGACACTGCCCAAAAAGGTGCCTATGCTCACGTGGCCCTCCCTCCTG GTTGAGGCTGATGAACAGCTTTGCATACCACCGCTGAACTCCCAaacctgcctcctgggctcagaggaGAATTTAGCCCCTTTGGCAGGAGAGAAAGCAGTGCCTCCCGGGAATGACCCAGTCTCTCCAGCCATGGTCCGGAGCAGAAACCCTGGGAAAGATGACTGTGCCAAGGAGGAGATGGCAGTGGCAGCAGATGCTGCAACCTTGGTGGATG AGCCCGAGTCGATGGTGAACCTGGCGTTTGTCAAGAATGACTCGTATGAGAAGGGCCCGGATTCAGTGGTGGTGCACGTGTACGTGAAGGAGATCTGCAGGGACACCTCAAGAGTACTTTTCCGTGAGCAGGACTTCACGCTCATCTTCCAGACcag GGATGGAAACTTCCTGAGGCTGCACCCGGGCTGTGGGCCCCACACCACCTTCCGTTGGCAGGTGAAGCTCAG GAATCTGATTGAGCCAGAGCAGTGCACCTTCTGTTTCACGGCTTCTCGCATCGACATCTGCCTTCGTAAGAGGCAGAGTCAGCGCTGGGGGGGCCTGGAGGCCCCGGCTGCACGAG GTGCAGTGGGTGGTGCAAAGGTTGCCGTGCCGACAGGTCCAACCCCTCTGGATTCAACCCCACCAGGAGgtgctccccaccccctgacaggccagGAGGAGGCCCGGGCTGTGGAGAAGGATAAATCCAAGGCACGATCTGAGGACACAGGGCTAGACAGTGTGGCAACCCGCACACCCATGGAGCATGTAACCCCAAAGCCAGAGACACACCTGGCCTCG CCCAAGCCTACATGCATGGTGCCTCCCATGCCCCACAGCCCAGTTAGTGGAGACAgcgtggaggaggaggaagaggaagagaagaaggtgTGTCTGCCAGGCTTCACTGGCCTTGTCAATTTAGGCAACACCTGCTTCATGAACAGCGTCATTCAGTCTCTGTCCAACACTCGGGAACTCCGGGACTTCTTCCATG ACCGCTCCTTTGAGGCTGAGATCAACTACAACAACCCACTAGGGACTGGTGGGCGTCTGGCCATTGGCTTTGCCGTGCTGCTTCGGGCGCTGTGGAAGGGCACCCACCATGCCTTCCAGCCTTCCAAGTTGAAG GCCATTGTGGCGAGTAAGGCCAGCCAGTTCACAGGCTATGCACAGCATGATGCCCAGGAGTTCATGGCTTTCCTGCTGGATGGGCTGCACGAGGACCTGAATCGCATTCAGAACAAGCCCTACACAGAGACCGTGGATTCAGATGGGCGGCCCGATGAG GTGGTAGCTGAGGAAGCATGGCAGCGGCACAAGATGAGGAATGACTCTTTCATCGTGGACCTATTTCAGGGGCAGTACAAGTCGAAGCTGGTGTGCCCTGTGTGTGCCAAG GTCTCCATCACTTTTGACCCGTTTCTTTATCTGCCGGTGCCCTTGCCACAAAAGCAAAAGGTTCTCCCTGTCTTTTATTTTGCCCGAGAGCCCCACAGCAAGCCCATCAAG TTCCTGGTGAGCGTCAGCAAGGAGAACTCCACTGCGAGCGAAGTATTGGACTCCCTCTCTCAGAGTGTTCATGTGAAGCCTGAGAACCTGCGTTTGGCGGAG GTAATTAAGAATCGTTTTCATCGTGTGTTCCTACCCTCCCACTCACTGGACACTGTGTCCCCATCTGATACGCTCCTCTGCTTTGAGCTGCTATCCTCAGAGTTGGCTAAGGAGCGGGTAGTGGTGCTAGAGGTGCAACAG CGCCCCCAGGTGCCCAGCGTCCCCATCTCCAAGTGTGCAGCCTGCCAGCGGAAGCAACAGTCGGAGGATGAAAAGCTGAAGCGCTGTACCCGGTGCTACCGTGTGGGCTACTGCAACCA GCTCTGCCAGAAAACCCACTGGCCTGACCACAAGGGCCTCTGCCGACCTGAGAACATTGGCTACCCCTTCCTGGTCAGTGTACCTGCCTCACGCCTCACTTATGCCCGCCTCGCTCAGTTGCTAGAGGGCTATGCCCG GTACTCTGTGAGTGTATTCCAGCCACCCTTTCAGCCAGGCCGCATGGCCTTGGAGTCTCAGAGCCCTGGCTGCACCACACTGCTCTCCACAGGTTCCCTGGAGGCTGGGGACAGCGAGAGAGACCCCATTCAGCCACCTGAGCTCCAGCTGGTGACCCCTATGGCTGAGGGGGACACAGGGCTTCCCCGGGTGTGGGCAGCCCCTGACCGGGGTCCTGTGCCCAGCACCAGTGGAATTTCTTCTGAGATGCTGGCCAGTGGGCCCATTGAGGTTGGCTCCTTGCCAGCTGGCGAGAGGGTGTCCCGACCCGAAG CTGCTGTGCCTGGGTACCAGCATCCAAGTGAAGCTATGAATGCCCACACACCCCagttcttcatctataaaattgatTCATCCAACCGAGAGCAGCGGCTAGAGGACAAAG GAGACACCCCACTGGAGCTGGGTGACGACTGTAGCCTGGCTCTCGTCTGGCGGAACAATGAGCGCTTGCAGGAGTTTGTGTTGGTAGCCTCCAAGGAGCTGGAATGTGCTGAGGATCCAGGCTCTGCCGGTGAGGCTGCCCGGGCCGGCCACTTCACCCTGGACCAGTGCCTCAACCTCTTCACACGGCCTGAGGTGCTGGCACCCGAGGAGGCCTG GTACTGCCCACAGTGCAAACAGCACCGTGAGGCCTCCAAGCAGCTGTTGCTATGGCGCCTGCCAAATGTTCTCATCGTGCAGCTCAAGCGCTTCTCCTTTCGTAGTTTTATCTGGCGTGACAAGATCAATGACTTGGTGGAGTTCCCTGTTAG GAACCTGGACCTGAGCAAGTTCTGCATTGGTCAGAAAGAGGAGCAGCTGCCCAGCTACGATCTATATGCTGTCATCAACCACTATGGAGGCATGATTGGTGGCCACTACACTGCCTGTGCACGCCTGCCCAATGATCGTAGCAGTCAGCGCAGTGACGTGG GCTGGCGCTTGTTTGATGACAGCACAGTGACAACGGTAGACGAGAGCCAGGTTGTGACGCGTTATGCCTATGTACTCTTCTACCGCCGGCGGAACTCTCCTGTGGAGAGGCCCCCCAGGGCAGGTCACTCTGAGCACCACCCAGACCTAGGCCCTGCAGCTGAGGCTGCTGCCAGCCAG GCTTCCCGGATTtggcaggagctggaggctgaggaggagccGGTGCCTGAGGGGTCTGGGCCCCTGGGTCCCTGGGGGCCCCAAGACTGGGTGGGCCCCCTACCACGTGGCCCTACCACACCAGATGAGGGCTGCCTCCGGTACTTTGTCCTGGGCACCGTGGCGGCTTTGGTGGCCCTCGTGCTCAACGTGTTCTATCCTCTGGTATCCCAGAGTCGCTGGAGATGA
- the USP19 gene encoding ubiquitin carboxyl-terminal hydrolase 19 isoform X14, whose product MSGGASATGPRRGPPGLEDTTSKKKQKDRANQESKDGDPRKETGSRYVAQAGLEPLASGDPSASASHAAGITGSRHRTRLFFPSSSGSASTPQEEQTKEELLLDWRQSAEEVIVKLRVGVGPLQLEDVDAAFTDTDCVVRFAGGQQWGGVFYAEIKSSCAKVQTRKGSLLHLTLPKKVPMLTWPSLLVEADEQLCIPPLNSQTCLLGSEENLAPLAGEKAVPPGNDPVSPAMVRSRNPGKDDCAKEEMAVAADAATLVDGKEPESMVNLAFVKNDSYEKGPDSVVVHVYVKEICRDTSRVLFREQDFTLIFQTRDGNFLRLHPGCGPHTTFRWQVKLRNLIEPEQCTFCFTASRIDICLRKRQSQRWGGLEAPAARGAVGGAKVAVPTGPTPLDSTPPGGAPHPLTGQEEARAVEKDKSKARSEDTGLDSVATRTPMEHVTPKPETHLASPKPTCMVPPMPHSPVSGDSVEEEEEEEKKVCLPGFTGLVNLGNTCFMNSVIQSLSNTRELRDFFHDRSFEAEINYNNPLGTGGRLAIGFAVLLRALWKGTHHAFQPSKLKAIVASKASQFTGYAQHDAQEFMAFLLDGLHEDLNRIQNKPYTETVDSDGRPDEVVAEEAWQRHKMRNDSFIVDLFQGQYKSKLVCPVCAKVSITFDPFLYLPVPLPQKQKVLPVFYFAREPHSKPIKFLVSVSKENSTASEVLDSLSQSVHVKPENLRLAEVIKNRFHRVFLPSHSLDTVSPSDTLLCFELLSSELAKERVVVLEVQQRPQVPSVPISKCAACQRKQQSEDEKLKRCTRCYRVGYCNQLCQKTHWPDHKGLCRPENIGYPFLVSVPASRLTYARLAQLLEGYARYSVSVFQPPFQPGRMALESQSPGCTTLLSTGSLEAGDSERDPIQPPELQLVTPMAEGDTGLPRVWAAPDRGPVPSTSGISSEMLASGPIEVGSLPAGERVSRPEAAVPGYQHPSEAMNAHTPQFFIYKIDSSNREQRLEDKGDTPLELGDDCSLALVWRNNERLQEFVLVASKELECAEDPGSAGEAARAGHFTLDQCLNLFTRPEVLAPEEAWYCPQCKQHREASKQLLLWRLPNVLIVQLKRFSFRSFIWRDKINDLVEFPVRNLDLSKFCIGQKEEQLPSYDLYAVINHYGGMIGGHYTACARLPNDRSSQRSDVGWRLFDDSTVTTVDESQVVTRYAYVLFYRRRNSPVERPPRAGHSEHHPDLGPAAEAAASQASRIWQELEAEEEPVPEGSGPLGPWGPQDWVGPLPRGPTTPDEGCLRYFVLGTVAALVALVLNVFYPLVSQSRWR is encoded by the exons ATGTCTGGCGGGGCCAGTGCCACAGGCCCAAGGAGAGGGCCCCCAGGACTGGAGGACACCACTAGTAAGAAGAAGCAGAAGGATCGAGCAAACCAGGAGAGCAAGGATGGAGATCCTAGGAAAG agacagggtctcgatatgttgcccaggctggtcttgaacctctggcctcaggtgatccttctgcctcagcctcccatgcagctgggatcacaggctcaCGCCACCGTACCCGGCTGTTCTTTCCTTCATCGTCAGGGTCAGCATCCACTCCTCAAGAGGAGCAGACCAAAGAGG AGTTGTTGCTCGATTGGAGGCAGAGTGCAGAAGAGGTGATTGTCAAGCTTCGTGTGGGAGTAGGTCCCCTGCAGCTGGAGGATGTAGATGCTGCTTTCACAGATACAGACTGTGTGGTGCGGTTTGCAG GTGGTCAGCAGTGGGGTGGTGTCTTCTATGCTGAGATAAAAAGCTCTTGTGCTAAAGTGCAAACCCGCAAGGGCAGTCTCCTGCACCTGACACTGCCCAAAAAGGTGCCTATGCTCACGTGGCCCTCCCTCCTG GTTGAGGCTGATGAACAGCTTTGCATACCACCGCTGAACTCCCAaacctgcctcctgggctcagaggaGAATTTAGCCCCTTTGGCAGGAGAGAAAGCAGTGCCTCCCGGGAATGACCCAGTCTCTCCAGCCATGGTCCGGAGCAGAAACCCTGGGAAAGATGACTGTGCCAAGGAGGAGATGGCAGTGGCAGCAGATGCTGCAACCTTGGTGGATGGTaaag AGCCCGAGTCGATGGTGAACCTGGCGTTTGTCAAGAATGACTCGTATGAGAAGGGCCCGGATTCAGTGGTGGTGCACGTGTACGTGAAGGAGATCTGCAGGGACACCTCAAGAGTACTTTTCCGTGAGCAGGACTTCACGCTCATCTTCCAGACcag GGATGGAAACTTCCTGAGGCTGCACCCGGGCTGTGGGCCCCACACCACCTTCCGTTGGCAGGTGAAGCTCAG GAATCTGATTGAGCCAGAGCAGTGCACCTTCTGTTTCACGGCTTCTCGCATCGACATCTGCCTTCGTAAGAGGCAGAGTCAGCGCTGGGGGGGCCTGGAGGCCCCGGCTGCACGAG GTGCAGTGGGTGGTGCAAAGGTTGCCGTGCCGACAGGTCCAACCCCTCTGGATTCAACCCCACCAGGAGgtgctccccaccccctgacaggccagGAGGAGGCCCGGGCTGTGGAGAAGGATAAATCCAAGGCACGATCTGAGGACACAGGGCTAGACAGTGTGGCAACCCGCACACCCATGGAGCATGTAACCCCAAAGCCAGAGACACACCTGGCCTCG CCCAAGCCTACATGCATGGTGCCTCCCATGCCCCACAGCCCAGTTAGTGGAGACAgcgtggaggaggaggaagaggaagagaagaaggtgTGTCTGCCAGGCTTCACTGGCCTTGTCAATTTAGGCAACACCTGCTTCATGAACAGCGTCATTCAGTCTCTGTCCAACACTCGGGAACTCCGGGACTTCTTCCATG ACCGCTCCTTTGAGGCTGAGATCAACTACAACAACCCACTAGGGACTGGTGGGCGTCTGGCCATTGGCTTTGCCGTGCTGCTTCGGGCGCTGTGGAAGGGCACCCACCATGCCTTCCAGCCTTCCAAGTTGAAG GCCATTGTGGCGAGTAAGGCCAGCCAGTTCACAGGCTATGCACAGCATGATGCCCAGGAGTTCATGGCTTTCCTGCTGGATGGGCTGCACGAGGACCTGAATCGCATTCAGAACAAGCCCTACACAGAGACCGTGGATTCAGATGGGCGGCCCGATGAG GTGGTAGCTGAGGAAGCATGGCAGCGGCACAAGATGAGGAATGACTCTTTCATCGTGGACCTATTTCAGGGGCAGTACAAGTCGAAGCTGGTGTGCCCTGTGTGTGCCAAG GTCTCCATCACTTTTGACCCGTTTCTTTATCTGCCGGTGCCCTTGCCACAAAAGCAAAAGGTTCTCCCTGTCTTTTATTTTGCCCGAGAGCCCCACAGCAAGCCCATCAAG TTCCTGGTGAGCGTCAGCAAGGAGAACTCCACTGCGAGCGAAGTATTGGACTCCCTCTCTCAGAGTGTTCATGTGAAGCCTGAGAACCTGCGTTTGGCGGAG GTAATTAAGAATCGTTTTCATCGTGTGTTCCTACCCTCCCACTCACTGGACACTGTGTCCCCATCTGATACGCTCCTCTGCTTTGAGCTGCTATCCTCAGAGTTGGCTAAGGAGCGGGTAGTGGTGCTAGAGGTGCAACAG CGCCCCCAGGTGCCCAGCGTCCCCATCTCCAAGTGTGCAGCCTGCCAGCGGAAGCAACAGTCGGAGGATGAAAAGCTGAAGCGCTGTACCCGGTGCTACCGTGTGGGCTACTGCAACCA GCTCTGCCAGAAAACCCACTGGCCTGACCACAAGGGCCTCTGCCGACCTGAGAACATTGGCTACCCCTTCCTGGTCAGTGTACCTGCCTCACGCCTCACTTATGCCCGCCTCGCTCAGTTGCTAGAGGGCTATGCCCG GTACTCTGTGAGTGTATTCCAGCCACCCTTTCAGCCAGGCCGCATGGCCTTGGAGTCTCAGAGCCCTGGCTGCACCACACTGCTCTCCACAGGTTCCCTGGAGGCTGGGGACAGCGAGAGAGACCCCATTCAGCCACCTGAGCTCCAGCTGGTGACCCCTATGGCTGAGGGGGACACAGGGCTTCCCCGGGTGTGGGCAGCCCCTGACCGGGGTCCTGTGCCCAGCACCAGTGGAATTTCTTCTGAGATGCTGGCCAGTGGGCCCATTGAGGTTGGCTCCTTGCCAGCTGGCGAGAGGGTGTCCCGACCCGAAG CTGCTGTGCCTGGGTACCAGCATCCAAGTGAAGCTATGAATGCCCACACACCCCagttcttcatctataaaattgatTCATCCAACCGAGAGCAGCGGCTAGAGGACAAAG GAGACACCCCACTGGAGCTGGGTGACGACTGTAGCCTGGCTCTCGTCTGGCGGAACAATGAGCGCTTGCAGGAGTTTGTGTTGGTAGCCTCCAAGGAGCTGGAATGTGCTGAGGATCCAGGCTCTGCCGGTGAGGCTGCCCGGGCCGGCCACTTCACCCTGGACCAGTGCCTCAACCTCTTCACACGGCCTGAGGTGCTGGCACCCGAGGAGGCCTG GTACTGCCCACAGTGCAAACAGCACCGTGAGGCCTCCAAGCAGCTGTTGCTATGGCGCCTGCCAAATGTTCTCATCGTGCAGCTCAAGCGCTTCTCCTTTCGTAGTTTTATCTGGCGTGACAAGATCAATGACTTGGTGGAGTTCCCTGTTAG GAACCTGGACCTGAGCAAGTTCTGCATTGGTCAGAAAGAGGAGCAGCTGCCCAGCTACGATCTATATGCTGTCATCAACCACTATGGAGGCATGATTGGTGGCCACTACACTGCCTGTGCACGCCTGCCCAATGATCGTAGCAGTCAGCGCAGTGACGTGG GCTGGCGCTTGTTTGATGACAGCACAGTGACAACGGTAGACGAGAGCCAGGTTGTGACGCGTTATGCCTATGTACTCTTCTACCGCCGGCGGAACTCTCCTGTGGAGAGGCCCCCCAGGGCAGGTCACTCTGAGCACCACCCAGACCTAGGCCCTGCAGCTGAGGCTGCTGCCAGCCAG GCTTCCCGGATTtggcaggagctggaggctgaggaggagccGGTGCCTGAGGGGTCTGGGCCCCTGGGTCCCTGGGGGCCCCAAGACTGGGTGGGCCCCCTACCACGTGGCCCTACCACACCAGATGAGGGCTGCCTCCGGTACTTTGTCCTGGGCACCGTGGCGGCTTTGGTGGCCCTCGTGCTCAACGTGTTCTATCCTCTGGTATCCCAGAGTCGCTGGAGATGA